In the Arachis ipaensis cultivar K30076 chromosome B10, Araip1.1, whole genome shotgun sequence genome, one interval contains:
- the LOC107624412 gene encoding putative RING-H2 finger protein ATL12 — MIIKNHFFMSMIMFTFIMVHFLFSVVHAQNNDEDMAPEMSDTLHPSKALVISVLTVIFTITFFLLAYVRFCRFNPVVGMSYPNPNNIQGHIGSRFSGINRELVEKLPFFRFSSLKGSKEGLECTVCLSKFEDSEVLRLLPKCQHAFHINCIDKWLESHSTCPLCRYRVEPGDIKSNVRSLSFGSLRVPSNLTEEPNLEIYIQREPSHRRSSRFGFLEFSKSKKQGEEGGSGSNSNNNNDMNKNNHKFNHRIVVSDVVTRSRWSDLNSSDLLSLSMEMLNDASSARFSPEKIVQGEYSVSVDDEDENSFTALNSSNKNKDCGKKRSMSEIANVPRFAEIMTMKKQNSSSSGVGREEERFLRIWMPIARRTVQWFARRQRNYYDGGDQLSRHKHLGSNV, encoded by the coding sequence ATGATCATTAAGAACCATTTCTTCATGTCCATGATCATGTTCACATTCATCATGGTTCATTTTCTTTTCAGTGTTGTTCATGCTCAAAACAACGATGAAGACATGGCACCCGAGATGTCTGATACACTGCATCCAAGCAAGGCTCTTGTTATATCGGTCCTCACCGTAATCTTCACCATAACATTCTTCTTACTCGCATATGTTCGTTTCTGCAGATTCAATCCAGTTGTTGGGATGTCATATCCGAATCCCAACAACATTCAAGGTCATATCGGGTCAAGATTCTCCGGAATCAACAGGGAACTCGTCGAAAAACTCCCCTTCTTCAGATTCTCTTCTCTCAAGGGCTCCAAAGAAGGTCTAGAATGTACAGTTTGCCTCTCGAAATTCGAGGATTCCGAGGTCCTCAGGCTACTCCCAAAGTGCCAACACGCTTTCCACATTAATTGTATTGACAAGTGGCTCGAAAGCCACTCGACTTGTCCTCTTTGCAGGTACAGGGTGGAACCCGGAGACATCAAGAGTAACgtgcgctctcttagctttgggTCCCTCCGAGTACCTTCAAATTTAACGGAAGAACCAAACCTCGAGATCTACATCCAAAGGGAACCATCACATCGACGGTCATCAAGATTTGGCTTCTTGGAATTCAGCAAGAGCAAGAAACAAGGAGAAGAAGGTGGTAGTGGTAGtaatagtaataataacaatgataTGAATAAGAATAACCACAAGTTCAACCACAGAATAGTGGTATCTGACGTTGTAACAAGAAGTAGGTGGAGCGATCTAAACTCTTCGGATTTGCTATCTTTGAGCATGGAGATGCTCAACGATGCTTCCAGCGCGAGATTCTCACCGGAAAAGATTGTTCAAGGGGAATATTCAGTTAGTGTTGATGATGAAGACGAGAATTCATTCACAGCACTGAATAGTAGTAACAAGAACAAGGATTGTGGGAAGAAGAGATCAATGTCTGAGATTGCAAATGTTCCGAGATTTGCAGAGATCATGACGATGAAAAAGCAGAACAGTAGTAGTAGTGGTGTTGGAAGGGAAGAAGAGAGGTTCTTGAGGATTTGGATGCCGATTGCTCGTAGAACGGTTCAGTGGTTTGCAAGAAGACAAAGAAACTACTATGATGGTGGTGATCAATTAAGTAGGCACAAACATTTAGGATCAAATGTTTGA
- the LOC107624363 gene encoding equilibrative nucleotide transporter 2-like isoform X1, with protein MFSHQLPLPKFRNAKFPKFKLGILQARYPLVDFASSSPPPPSDTTTGDHHRLPSLSSFFSFFPIFPFLRSCVRHPCSWSHPLSASSSTDKQPPAAATFCATATSPPPHRLSFHQCRIDLATSGKGGIGTFIGICAVSGAFGIADAHVQGEMVGDLSYMHPELLQSFLAGGAASDALTSALRLVTKAAFENSKDGLRKGALLFFAITTFFELLCVILYAFVFSKVPIVKYYRSKAASEGAKTVLADLAAVVIQTSSVYSQSYQWFPYSRRRRAS; from the exons ATGTTCTCGCATCAGCTCCCGCTTCCAAAGTTCAGAAACGCAAAATTCCCCAAATTTAAGCTAGGTATTCTTCAAGCTAGGTATCCTTTGGTTGACTTCGCTTCCTCTTCACCACCGCCTCCGTCCGACAccaccaccggcgaccaccatcgcctaccctctctctcttccttcttctctttcttccccaTTTTTCCATTTCTTCGTTCCTGCGTGCGACACCCCTGTTCGTGGAGTCACCCTCTGTCCGCGTCTTCAAGCACAGACAAGCAACCACCAGCGGCGGCGACCTTCTGTGCCACCGCGACATCACCACCACCCCACCGCCTCTCCTTTCATCAATGCAGG ATAGATTTAGCAACATCTGGTAAAGGAGGAATTGGAACTTTCATTGGTATATGTGCAGTAAGTGGTGCATTTGGAATAGCAGATGCTCATGTCCAAGGTGAAATGGTGGGAGACCTTTCATATATGCATCCTGAGTTGCTTCAG TCTTTCCTTGCTGGTGGAGCAGCATCAGATGCATTAACTTCTGCTTTGAGGTTAGTTACAAAAGCTGCATTTGAGAACTCCAAAGATGGTCTTCGCAAAGGAGCAC TTCTGTTCTTTGCCATAACAACATTCTTTGAGCTTCTTTGTGTCATTCTCTATGCATTTGTGTTTTCCAAAGTACCAATTGTGAAGTATTACCGATCAAAAGCAGCATCAGAAGGAGCAAAAACTGTTTTAGCTGATCTTGCAGCCGTTGTCATCCAGACCTCATCT GTTTACAGCCAATCTTATCAATGGTTTCCATACTCCAGAAGGCGCAGAGCTAGCTAA
- the LOC107624363 gene encoding equilibrative nucleotide transporter 2-like isoform X2 has protein sequence MFSHQLPLPKFRNAKFPKFKLGILQARYPLVDFASSSPPPPSDTTTGDHHRLPSLSSFFSFFPIFPFLRSCVRHPCSWSHPLSASSSTDKQPPAAATFCATATSPPPHRLSFHQYLATSGKGGIGTFIGICAVSGAFGIADAHVQGEMVGDLSYMHPELLQSFLAGGAASDALTSALRLVTKAAFENSKDGLRKGALLFFAITTFFELLCVILYAFVFSKVPIVKYYRSKAASEGAKTVLADLAAVVIQTSSVYSQSYQWFPYSRRRRAS, from the exons ATGTTCTCGCATCAGCTCCCGCTTCCAAAGTTCAGAAACGCAAAATTCCCCAAATTTAAGCTAGGTATTCTTCAAGCTAGGTATCCTTTGGTTGACTTCGCTTCCTCTTCACCACCGCCTCCGTCCGACAccaccaccggcgaccaccatcgcctaccctctctctcttccttcttctctttcttccccaTTTTTCCATTTCTTCGTTCCTGCGTGCGACACCCCTGTTCGTGGAGTCACCCTCTGTCCGCGTCTTCAAGCACAGACAAGCAACCACCAGCGGCGGCGACCTTCTGTGCCACCGCGACATCACCACCACCCCACCGCCTCTCCTTTCATCAAT ATTTAGCAACATCTGGTAAAGGAGGAATTGGAACTTTCATTGGTATATGTGCAGTAAGTGGTGCATTTGGAATAGCAGATGCTCATGTCCAAGGTGAAATGGTGGGAGACCTTTCATATATGCATCCTGAGTTGCTTCAG TCTTTCCTTGCTGGTGGAGCAGCATCAGATGCATTAACTTCTGCTTTGAGGTTAGTTACAAAAGCTGCATTTGAGAACTCCAAAGATGGTCTTCGCAAAGGAGCAC TTCTGTTCTTTGCCATAACAACATTCTTTGAGCTTCTTTGTGTCATTCTCTATGCATTTGTGTTTTCCAAAGTACCAATTGTGAAGTATTACCGATCAAAAGCAGCATCAGAAGGAGCAAAAACTGTTTTAGCTGATCTTGCAGCCGTTGTCATCCAGACCTCATCT GTTTACAGCCAATCTTATCAATGGTTTCCATACTCCAGAAGGCGCAGAGCTAGCTAA